The proteins below come from a single Argentina anserina chromosome 1, drPotAnse1.1, whole genome shotgun sequence genomic window:
- the LOC126805067 gene encoding uncharacterized protein LOC126805067, with protein MAAGSTKPSEKTIFPEAHVCDIEVVDTSQWLRDICIRAAAEVCAKIEGVIATYSLKMIIAGRNELDMLTNELSKYGVDPSTIKNKLERLMTSATLYDSARLACAHKCAMGTSAQKLAETESEITTAQEIRQTSFDQRQSTLESLENLKKEQQKLEQTLDSLDADIFLHDARLADLEQKKCQIREIPELTVTEIEEAKKLRANFEEHRSSFKGLTWM; from the coding sequence ATGGCGGCGGGAAGTACAAAGCCTTCAGAAAAAACAATATTTCCTGAAGCTCATGTGTGCGATATTGAGGTAGTGGACACGAGTCAATGGCTCCGCGATATCTGCATACGAGCAGCTGCGGAAGTTTGTGCAAAGATAGAAGGCGTGATAGCGACGTATTCTCTGAAGATGATTATTGCGGGGAGGAATGAGCTTGATATGTTGACGAATGAACTTAGCAAATATGGAGTCGACccatcaacaataaaaaataaactgGAGCGGTTGATGACAAGTGCTACCTTATATGACTCGGCAAGGCTTGCATGCGCTCACAAATGCGCCATGGGCACAAGCGCCCAAAAATTGGCAGAGACAGAGTCTGAAATCACGACAGCCCAAGAAATTCGACAAACTAGTTTTGATCAGCGTCAGTCTACACTTGAGTCTCTTGAGAACttgaagaaagaacaacagAAGCTAGAGCAGACGTTGGACTCACTAGATGCAGACATTTTTCTTCACGATGCAAGACTTGCTGATCTAGAACagaagaagtgccaaatccgagagattccagaatTGACTGTAACCGAGATTGAAGAAGCGAAGAAGTTGCGAGCCAATTTTGAAGAACATCGTAGCagcttcaagggtttgacaTGGATGTGA
- the LOC126801281 gene encoding zinc finger BED domain-containing protein RICESLEEPER 2-like, which yields MWKEMMKIDEKWGVIMDVPTRWNSTYLMLRSSYKFHKVLDRMFCDEPNAISFFDGNTPSIPSSFDWEEAQGYMDLLKPFYNVTLKVCCSHYPSIHDTFGDLLRIKCLLEEQVNPNLIGIIELMIEKYNKYWGDLDKLNQYIFIAIVLDPRYKLEKVVDYFEILFGEIDERVEVNSKMVKNLLYDIYKVYEEDEEFSVSGSQVSNEGNVGSSTSIEGLTEFDKMLKDKEERRRARRTELINNDIDRYLGDAMESDHEKFHLLN from the coding sequence ATGTGGAAAGAGATGATGAAAATTGATGAAAAATGGGGTGTGATTATGGATGTGCCGACTAGGTGGAATTCTACTTACTTGATGTTGAGATCTTCCTATAAGTTCCACAAAGTCCTTGATAGGATGTTTTGTGATGAGCCTAATGCTATATCATTTTTCGACGGCAACACTCCATCCATTCCAAGTAGTTTTGATTGGGAAGAAGCACAAGGCTATATGGATTTGTTGAAGCCGTTTTATAATGTCACCTTGAAGGTATGTTGTTCTCATTATCCTTCAATTCATGATACATTTGGTGATTTGCTTCGAATTAAGTGTCTTTTAGAAGAACAAGTTAATCCAAATTTGATTGGGATTATAGAACTTATGATAGAAAAGTATAATAAGTATTGGGGTGATTTAGATAAgttaaatcaatatatatttattgctaTTGTTCTTGATCCTCGATATAAGCTTGAGAAAGTAGTTGATTATTTTGAGATTTTATTTGGGGAGATTGATGAGAGGGTGGAGGTGAACTCAAAGATGGTGAAAAACCTCTTGTATGATATTTACAAGGTTTatgaggaagatgaagaattTAGTGTTAGTGGTTCTCAAGTATCTAATGAGGGGAATGTAGGGAGTTCAACTTCAATTGAGGGTTTAACGGAGTTTGATAAGATGTTGAAGGATAAAGAAGAAAGGAGAAGAGCAAGGCGAACCGAACTCATTAACAATGACATTGATAGGTATCTTGGAGATGCTATGGAGAGTGATCATGagaaattccatttgttaAATTAG